In Gopherus evgoodei ecotype Sinaloan lineage chromosome 16, rGopEvg1_v1.p, whole genome shotgun sequence, the DNA window AAGCAGGTAACGCACTGTGCACTGTTTGGCTTTGGATGATATTAACATAATAAACATATTATATAGTTATTCTACTAAAGGGCAAATAAAGCAGGTAATGTCCCTCCTTTAAACAGACTATTTTTAAATGCTCACAGTTCTTTAGCCTTTATGATGCATTATCCACCAGTAGCCAAATTGCCCTGTATTTGCAACTTTATGGGCACATTTTTTCAAGCAAACAGGTGCTGCACTCAAAGCATGGAAATAAACCATTCAGCTTCAGTTTGGTATATAATGTTCATGTGCAGAACATGGCCAGAAAAAATCCTTTTCTCTGCTGTGGTTCCACGCTCCTCTCCAAACACACCTTAGCCCTTCTGGAGAAGGGGATATGTTCACCTGAAGTTGTTTGATAAGAGATGTTGTTCTAGGATAAATGTTGTTAAGTGAAATTGTATGATGGGGTATGTTGTTGGCCGAAACCTAGAAGAACTTATGCTGCAGGATGCCCGGACACAGAGCCTCAGAGTCCGGGATGCGAGCTCCATCCCTGTTCTCGTTGGGAACTTTGGGGAGTTGAATTTGAAGGGTGGTTGGCTGGCTCCTGCGCAGAGAGGGAGCAGGATCACAGAGGGGGTTAAGGAGCTAAACTGTGACTGGGAACCGGAACCACTGCCAGACTTTTCTAAGCTTAGGCGTTCCCTTTAGGAGAAGGAAGTAGAAGGGTCGCTGCTCACTACTGTTATGTTTAATCTGGTCACATACAAGTTTAGTAGCTTTTAAACCCAGAAGACAGAGGCATAGTAAATCAGTGGGATTTTGAAGAgagccataagaacataagaatggccatactgggtcagaccaatgatccatctagcccagtctcctgtcttctgacagtggccactggcaggtgcttcagagtgaatgaaaagaacaggtaatcatcaagtgattcatgccccattcccagcttcgggCCCTTGAAATACAGTTAGGAAAAGCAGCCAGAATCACCTGATAGCCACAGGAAAGTATCCTGAGAGGAAGCTTAGAAGTGTAAACGACTGTACTGGTGACCCAGCGACACTGGTGTTGAAAAAGGTGTGTGCCAAGGAAGGGGTGGGTCGTCACAGTCCAGCACCAAGGTTGTGTCAAAGTCTACACAGCTTAGACTGGTGTAGAGCTCATTGCTGAATTTAGCCCATTGTGGAAATCGCCTGAGTGGTTCACTGTGTTTAAACATCTCCTAACAAAATATACTGGTTCCTCTTGGCTTAGGTGAGAGGAGCTGCGAGGACCTCAGCTAGCTGCATTGTTCATTCAGAATCCAAATGTTCATCTTCTCCCAGGACTGTGGAATCCATACAAGTCCCATTGaagaaataataatagtaatgataACAAAAGTATGATTGATGGTTCTTTTAGGGAGAGAGATTGATTCTATTGCTGGCAACCACAACAGGCCTAGAAAAGGCTGAACCACAGCAGCAGCTATGCACAGATGTGTAAGTGCGGGAATGCTTTACGTTAGTAGAAAGTAGGTGTGAAGGGTCCCATCCTAATGGAAGAACATCAAGGTGCCCAGGAAGTCTTGGGAACCAAAGGGCTAATCTaccccccattgaagtcaatgggaaaactgagactgacttcagcaggaattGGATCAAGGTGCAAATGTGCTGCGATGAGTAAACTGCTAAGGGTGGGGGGGGCATGTGTTTCAGCACCATGGAGAGGGGCAGTGAAACATACACAAAACTTcaaactcctcctcccctcctccccagaaaaGAGAACATAAATGAGCTCCTTCTGGTAAGAATTGCCCAGGTAAAAGCACCAGGCTGAACCACAAGCAAAACCACAAAGTGCTTTTGTACCTATTATTATTTGGTTATTTGACTTGTATCGATGAGCAGAGATAATCGCTAATGAGAAAGGATTTCTGGCACTGTCAGCCACGGGTGAAGGGTGGTTAGCCTGGGTATGGGAAGGAGGGATATCATACTGCAATGTCACAGcccttcttctctttcttttgttATTCCATTAATAATGGCGGGGATCCCTGTCAACAGATGTGAAGGTAAAACCAGGCAGCATATTCAAATAGCTGATGGGTAAAGTAATGGTCTTTAATATGGGAAGACAATCTATTCATCAGCTGGAAGGCTCTTGCAGTCTCTCcccagaaaaaagaacaggagtacttgtggcaccttagagactaacaaatttatttcagcatgagctttcgtgagctacagctcacttcttcggatgcatagaatggaacacacagacaggagatatttatacatatagagaatacataaatatctcctgtctgtgtgttccattctatgcatccgaagaagtgagctgtagctcacgaaagcttatgtccaaataaatttgttagtctctaaggtgccacaagtactcctgttctttttgcggatacagactaacatggctgctactctgaaatctctcCCCAGAGTTGATGGTAGGTGGCAGGGAATCATCTAAGGGGAAATTTGCTCCCTCTTGTGGTCTGTTAAAGCTGAGATCTCAGAGGCTTTAGGATGGTGTGCAAGATGCAGTTGTTTAATTTGACTTTGTAATTAGGGCTAATAGCTGGGTGGGTATTTATTGGCTTGAGGGACATGATAGTATTGGGGAACAACTAGTTAATTTTGATTGCCAATCAAGTTTGTTTTAATGGCTATAAATTTACCCACATACTTTAATTATGCATGTGATACAGAATACAGTAGAACCCCTATTTTATGAACTAATTGGGGACTGAGGAGTTCATAAAATTTAAAGTTCATAAAATTGAACATCTCCAAATTACAGCAGGTAGGGTACGTACATTGCACTATGATACACTACATTAGACACATCAATATTCTACCATGGAAAAAGGTACTATGTAAGTGCagcatgtattttttttataattgtatttatttatgatGATGATCTTGAGATGGGAGTCAGGTGGAGTGAAGATGGAATAAAACAGTATAAAGACTGCTTTGGCCATAATCTTTTCAAGACAAGACCATGTCATCCTAAATATACAGTTGTTTAGCATTCTGATTTTTGCTACAATCACCTTCACCCTACTCTGTATATATTATGACTCTCAGGGACATGGTGGGGCGTGATTGTAGCAAAATTGTCttcaaaagaaataataataataattaatagtgacAAATAATAAAATCCCTAGCTCTTAGTGCATTTCATCAGTCAAGCTGAAAGAACTGATACAGGTTTGGTGTGCAATCAGAAGTGGGGTGCCCCACAGTCAGTAGTCATGTGCCTGTGTACAATTGGTGAGGTACAATGGGCCTTTCAGAATTATTGACCAGACCCTTCACCTTGAGAAATAAATGTTCAGTGCACAAACCCACCAAGCCACTGGGGgtgtttggatttatttttttccagaaagctTCATCTGCCTGTCAGCCACACTTCATATTTCCAGTAATCCTGCCTTCCTTTTTAACAAATCCTAAATACAGTCTATTGTCTCCCCCAAATGGCCAAATTGAAAACTTCCTGTAAAGTCCCACAACTTCCAGAGGGTTTGTAGAAGTAGATGCCCAAATGTTGATGAAAGATCTAGTTACCTATACAtcagggttttttaaaacaggaaaccGATGTGCCTACTGAAATGGAAGAACACAAAAATAATATCCATTATTGCACAGCTACTGTTTTCAGTCTTTTACCCATCTCTGGGAATATCATAGTGCAAATGTAAGGTATCATTAACAATAATTTCAAAAGGAAATAATTGACTGGACTTTCTTATGTTTGTCTCATACTcctcatctttttattttttcatttaataacCTATATGTGTTTCTAATTGTCTTTTCTTCTTAAATTGGTCTGAAGTCAATTGATTTAATGTAACATTTTTTTAGCTTTATGTATTTAGCCATGTATTTCCTTTGAACTGCTTAGATGTGTTTAGATCATAATTTAGCATAATTTTTATCATTatctgaaaaatgttgttttttgtttatctAATCCATCATTTATCTGCCTATCCAGGCATTTATATTgagctcatcaccatagtatctgattaCCTAAGGACTGGTTATTTTGTTCTGGGAGTCTGTAAGAACCAAAATTTCAGAAAATATCTGGCAATTGAGTAATAAAATGGAAGGGTGATGTTTGAACATTTATAACATCTAGCTGCTATACAGACTCCATAGATCACAACATCCTGCATCCTTCAGAAAGGAAGATAAGTGTCTACATAAGGTAAGTATCCAGCCCCCATTACTGTGATATCTTAGTgcctcacattttttttaaagtgtatctGTCCttacaacagccctgtgaggctTGGAAGTATTGTTTTATTTGCAGGTGCGgaccagaggcacagagagactaagtgggCTGCCCAGATCACACACAAAGTACATGGTGGAGGAAGGAATTCAACCACACACTCCAAAGTCTCAGGCTAGAGCCCTAGCCACTGAACTACCCTGCCTCGCTGTCTGTCCAGTCTGtagatggagaaacagaggcacaaacagGTGAAATTACTTATTCTGAAATTACAGAGACTCTTTTACCATCTTCATTACAAAACATGGTCATGTGGAATTCTCCTAAAATGACATCATCTCTTTTATTCATATATCAACAAGAggaatcaaagaatatcagggttggaagagacctcaggcggtcatctggtcaaagcaggagcagtcccagacagatttttaccccagttccctaaatggccccctcagggattgagctcacaaccctgtgCAAACCACTGGAAGGGCTGAGTGTTAGGGTATCTCTGACACCTAGGTCCTAACTTTGAACCCAGCCAATTAGTGGTAGGGTGGATGCCTGTGGGACTTTTTGTCGTGTaggtttttttttatgttttgtttgttttattgaaaTATACATCATAGTACATCAATTCCTGTTTCCATTGCAAGATGAGATCCAATACTAACACACATACCAGCAACCACTATTTTTCTGTCACCGCTGGAGTTTGTTTTTTAGGCTTTAGTTTGAAATATAAGATGACCATGGCAATGCTTGCATATGTAGCTATTACATAATTCCGTCTGCCTGTTATGGTGTAGGAATTGAAGTATTTCTGAATACCAGTGAACTTGTGCTGTGTTCCAGAGTCATGTCCTGCCATGGTTGCTAGTCCTGCCACGGGCTCTTGTAGttgtgagagagaaaaaactgAGAGAGGTAGAATAGACAGATTACAGTGGATTATTTCGTAAccaggactacaa includes these proteins:
- the LOC115636086 gene encoding ATP synthase membrane subunit DAPIT, mitochondrial-like, with protein sequence MAGHDSGTQHKFTGIQKYFNSYTITGRRNYVIATYASIAMVILYFKLKPKKQTPAVTEK